A single Acidaminococcus sp. DNA region contains:
- a CDS encoding sodium:solute symporter family protein: MFTGLDYIVIALYVVALAAVGWYAASKVKNASDFLTANHGLGLIVMIGSLAGAAIGAVGTIGLASDVYTIGVSGYWQIIGWNAGWLLLAIMAKRVWETGASSIADIFGKACGRTTRLVASLACLGFSVPALASQLVGLGNMFNTVFTTVGINLDYKVAVIILSIVMIIAVFRGGLYSSAYSGTFNFFILGIVFVICLPLFTCKAAGGVEQAFNNISVLPPKALSLFTGISASAIIGMFVKFAFVASTNIAYVGNTLAAKDAKTARNGSYGGIISYFVIPGIIVFSILALRSVFPGVENTDGILTYVFVQIFPSGIRGLSIVALIAVVLSTAVIWVQNSGKITGSDIYTYFKPDASDHEVLMVSRVFTIIWSIAAIIMAMYVPKIMVMYSYTSTLYGSSMFFPLVFLLYWKGVTKYGLMAGMVVGMVSSILDMFLHFGGTIDPVIVGSCLNGITVVIVSLLTRGSGTVGETSAVESK, from the coding sequence ATGTTTACAGGTTTGGATTACATAGTCATAGCCCTATATGTAGTTGCTCTCGCAGCTGTAGGCTGGTACGCAGCAAGCAAGGTTAAAAATGCCAGCGATTTTTTGACCGCAAATCATGGGCTTGGACTGATCGTAATGATTGGTTCACTGGCTGGTGCGGCTATCGGAGCCGTAGGAACTATTGGCCTTGCCTCTGATGTATATACGATTGGCGTCAGCGGGTATTGGCAGATTATTGGTTGGAATGCTGGTTGGCTGCTCCTGGCTATCATGGCCAAGCGAGTATGGGAAACGGGTGCTTCCAGTATTGCCGATATTTTCGGAAAAGCTTGCGGACGTACTACCCGTCTTGTGGCTTCTCTGGCCTGCCTGGGATTTTCTGTCCCGGCTCTGGCTTCTCAGCTCGTTGGTCTGGGCAATATGTTTAATACCGTTTTTACAACGGTTGGAATCAATCTTGATTATAAGGTAGCGGTTATCATTCTTTCCATCGTGATGATTATCGCAGTATTCCGTGGCGGTCTTTATTCTTCAGCCTATAGCGGAACCTTCAACTTTTTCATTCTGGGAATTGTGTTTGTCATTTGTTTGCCGCTGTTTACTTGTAAGGCAGCAGGAGGTGTGGAGCAGGCATTTAACAACATTTCAGTATTACCCCCCAAGGCATTGAGCTTATTTACGGGAATTTCAGCATCGGCTATTATAGGAATGTTTGTTAAGTTTGCTTTTGTGGCATCTACCAATATTGCATATGTAGGAAATACGTTAGCGGCAAAAGACGCAAAGACTGCAAGGAATGGATCGTATGGGGGAATTATTTCATACTTCGTAATTCCTGGGATTATCGTGTTTTCCATATTGGCATTAAGAAGCGTTTTTCCAGGTGTTGAGAATACGGATGGAATTTTAACTTATGTATTTGTTCAGATTTTTCCATCCGGTATCCGTGGACTTTCTATCGTAGCTCTGATTGCTGTAGTACTTTCAACAGCAGTAATCTGGGTACAAAACTCAGGAAAGATTACGGGCAGCGATATATACACTTACTTTAAGCCTGATGCTTCTGATCACGAAGTCTTGATGGTTTCCCGTGTATTCACGATTATCTGGAGTATTGCAGCCATCATTATGGCAATGTACGTTCCCAAAATCATGGTAATGTATAGTTACACTTCTACCTTGTATGGTTCCAGTATGTTTTTCCCTCTCGTGTTTTTGTTGTACTGGAAAGGCGTTACAAAATACGGTCTTATGGCGGGCATGGTGGTCGGAATGGTTTCTTCCATTCTGGATATGTTCCTGCACTTCGGCGGGACCATTGACCCGGTTATAGTTGGGAGCTGTTTAAACGGAATTACGGTAGTCATTGTAAGTTTGCTGACACGTGGCAGCGGGACTGTTGGAGAAACGTCCGCTGTAGAATCTAAGTAA
- a CDS encoding 4Fe-4S binding protein: protein MAKATTNTELCKGCRLCVGVCPRKAIIPLTTVNKKGYEIIKVDQELCIGCGMCYKMCPDNVFTIE from the coding sequence ATGGCAAAAGCAACAACCAATACGGAATTGTGCAAGGGATGCAGATTATGTGTGGGTGTATGCCCAAGAAAGGCCATTATCCCTTTGACGACTGTCAACAAGAAGGGCTACGAAATCATTAAAGTAGACCAGGAATTGTGCATTGGCTGCGGCATGTGCTACAAAATGTGCCCGGACAACGTATTTACGATCGAGTGA
- a CDS encoding 3-methyl-2-oxobutanoate dehydrogenase subunit beta, with the protein MSKDYVLMKGNEAIAEAALRAGCRFYAGYPITPQSEILEYMSDHMEERGGIFIQGENEIASMSMLFGASAAGARVMSSSSGPGFDLKQEEISYLQSNCLPAVLVNAMRYGTGDGEITAGQDSYWVSTRGGGHGDSRQIVLAPASVNECAQLTYEAFDLAEKYRTVVEILSDGAISQMIEKCTLPEPKEHDINQYDEWTLQGRPLNGRHVKHNNYTNRIGHPAYTKMMREKYKAMFENEQRWEEVETKDAELVLVAYGISSRVCKSAVREARKNGMKIGLIRPISVWPYPRKAFEKMPDSVKGYVTVEMSISSQMGEDILLAMKHSKPLYGYLTAVNIPTTEGIVDFCKDVLAGKVEAMEVM; encoded by the coding sequence ATGAGTAAAGACTACGTATTGATGAAAGGCAATGAGGCGATTGCTGAGGCCGCCCTGCGTGCTGGCTGCCGTTTCTATGCCGGTTACCCAATTACTCCGCAAAGTGAAATCCTTGAATACATGTCTGATCACATGGAAGAACGCGGCGGCATCTTTATTCAGGGAGAAAATGAAATTGCCAGTATGAGCATGTTATTCGGAGCTTCTGCTGCTGGTGCACGCGTTATGTCCAGTTCTTCCGGGCCAGGCTTTGATCTGAAACAGGAAGAAATTTCTTATTTGCAGTCCAACTGCCTGCCTGCTGTTCTGGTGAACGCTATGCGTTATGGCACTGGTGATGGTGAAATTACTGCCGGTCAGGATTCCTACTGGGTTTCTACTCGGGGCGGCGGACATGGCGACAGCCGCCAAATTGTATTGGCACCGGCTTCTGTTAATGAATGTGCCCAGTTGACCTATGAAGCTTTTGATCTTGCCGAAAAGTACCGCACCGTTGTTGAAATTCTGAGTGATGGTGCTATTAGCCAGATGATTGAAAAATGCACGCTGCCTGAACCGAAGGAACACGACATTAACCAATATGATGAATGGACGCTGCAAGGCAGACCATTAAATGGCAGACATGTAAAACATAACAATTACACGAACCGAATTGGTCATCCTGCTTATACGAAGATGATGAGAGAAAAGTATAAGGCAATGTTTGAAAACGAACAGCGTTGGGAAGAAGTAGAAACGAAAGATGCGGAACTGGTTCTCGTTGCCTATGGCATTTCTTCTCGCGTCTGCAAATCCGCCGTTCGTGAAGCTCGTAAGAACGGAATGAAGATTGGTCTTATCCGTCCGATTTCTGTATGGCCTTATCCGAGAAAAGCATTTGAAAAAATGCCAGATTCCGTTAAGGGATACGTTACCGTTGAAATGAGTATTTCTTCCCAGATGGGTGAAGATATTCTTCTTGCGATGAAGCACAGCAAACCTTTGTATGGTTATCTGACGGCCGTGAATATTCCTACTACGGAAGGCATTGTTGATTTTTGTAAGGATGTCCTGGCGGGTAAAGTTGAAGCGATGGAGGTAATGTAA
- a CDS encoding thiamine pyrophosphate-dependent enzyme: protein MATYKKPEAIVKSVGYCGGCGHGIIQRLIAESIQELGLQDQVIECCDIACSEWSLDALNYDAIAGPHGRVVSVATGIKKVRPDKTVYVHAGDGSSYVIGLTETTYAAVRDIPITVIVVNNGIFGMTGGQMNLATTLVGDRTVSSKKGRKLETMGHPVDMLKSFQNYDVEFLARGALYDVKHIEETKKYIKHGFENQMQNKGFSMIEVLSPCPTNWKLSPVDAMKKIKEENEKVFPLGIYTDRGGKK from the coding sequence GTGGCTACTTATAAGAAACCGGAAGCAATCGTCAAATCTGTCGGATATTGCGGGGGCTGCGGCCACGGGATTATCCAACGCCTGATTGCTGAATCCATTCAAGAACTTGGACTGCAGGATCAGGTCATTGAATGCTGTGATATTGCTTGTTCCGAATGGTCTCTTGATGCTTTGAACTATGATGCGATTGCTGGCCCTCATGGCAGAGTTGTATCGGTGGCAACGGGCATTAAAAAGGTCCGTCCCGATAAGACCGTTTATGTTCATGCCGGTGATGGCAGCTCCTATGTTATTGGCCTGACTGAGACGACATATGCAGCTGTTCGTGATATTCCGATTACGGTCATTGTTGTCAATAATGGCATTTTTGGTATGACCGGCGGCCAGATGAACCTCGCTACGACCCTTGTTGGTGACCGTACCGTCAGCAGCAAGAAGGGCCGTAAACTTGAAACAATGGGGCATCCGGTAGATATGCTGAAATCTTTCCAAAACTATGATGTGGAATTCCTGGCTCGTGGTGCTCTGTATGATGTGAAGCACATCGAGGAGACCAAGAAATATATCAAACACGGTTTTGAAAATCAGATGCAGAACAAGGGCTTTTCAATGATTGAAGTACTTTCTCCGTGCCCGACCAACTGGAAGCTTTCTCCGGTCGACGCCATGAAGAAAATTAAAGAAGAAAATGAAAAGGTATTCCCACTGGGTATCTATACTGATCGCGGAGGTAAGAAATAA
- a CDS encoding 2-oxoacid:acceptor oxidoreductase family protein gives MADIILAGFGGQGILTAGKILINVAAEHGKNICWTSSYGAEMRGGTASCSIVISDEEIGSPYPSKLDILFAMNEPSYHKFIGQVRDGGYVIVNSSLMAKDIEYPKNVKVFTVDATDIANEVGNTRGANLVMLGTMMKATKLLDPKSFGEGLNAYFEKKKRNTPSNLQCYNLGIEKSVEK, from the coding sequence ATGGCTGACATTATTTTAGCTGGATTCGGCGGACAAGGTATTTTGACGGCTGGCAAGATTTTAATCAACGTAGCCGCTGAACATGGTAAAAACATTTGCTGGACTTCTTCATATGGCGCAGAGATGCGTGGTGGTACTGCCAGCTGCAGCATTGTCATCTCAGATGAAGAAATTGGTAGTCCCTATCCTTCCAAACTGGACATCCTGTTTGCAATGAATGAACCTTCTTATCATAAGTTCATTGGTCAGGTGCGTGATGGCGGATATGTCATCGTCAATTCTTCCCTTATGGCAAAAGATATCGAATATCCGAAGAACGTAAAAGTCTTTACGGTAGATGCTACGGATATTGCCAATGAAGTCGGTAACACCAGAGGCGCTAACTTGGTTATGCTGGGCACCATGATGAAAGCAACCAAGCTGCTTGATCCGAAGAGCTTTGGTGAAGGTCTGAACGCTTACTTTGAAAAGAAGAAGAGAAATACCCCGTCCAACCTTCAATGCTACAACCTGGGTATTGAAAAATCTGTTGAAAAATAA
- a CDS encoding YitT family protein, whose protein sequence is MAEVKNQSKTNLYIREVAYLLVGCALYALSVVLFMDRIHLIPGSVTGIAVIVKALFHFPIGAVNVAINVPLILVAMFFLGKKMLVYTVITILSTSAMMDYLAFLPPMTTDFMLASIFGGILMGIGLGMILKVGATTGGTTVIGRLIVRKHPHIQIGYILMAGDFIIITVGSFLLRDWNLMLYSLINLYICSIINNKVIYASNQKIISFIHSERYEEVAGRLKDELHCKIDLIPRNKDFVCYIDRSEYDKMKKIVSAADENAVCAAVNVDYSFGALGKPFTFGVGK, encoded by the coding sequence ATGGCTGAAGTGAAGAATCAATCCAAAACCAATCTTTATATCAGGGAAGTGGCTTACCTTTTGGTAGGGTGCGCCCTCTACGCCTTATCAGTTGTGCTGTTTATGGACCGAATCCATCTTATTCCTGGCAGTGTAACGGGAATTGCTGTTATCGTCAAAGCCCTTTTCCATTTTCCCATTGGGGCCGTAAACGTAGCTATTAACGTCCCCCTTATCTTAGTAGCTATGTTTTTTCTCGGTAAAAAGATGTTGGTCTACACGGTGATTACGATTTTGAGCACTTCAGCCATGATGGATTATCTGGCCTTTCTTCCTCCAATGACCACTGATTTTATGCTGGCAAGCATTTTCGGTGGAATCCTGATGGGCATTGGGCTCGGAATGATCCTGAAGGTGGGAGCCACCACGGGTGGAACTACCGTCATTGGTAGATTGATTGTACGCAAACACCCTCACATACAAATTGGTTACATCCTGATGGCTGGTGATTTCATCATTATCACGGTTGGCTCCTTCCTCCTCAGGGATTGGAATCTGATGCTCTACTCCTTAATTAACCTTTATATTTGCTCGATTATCAATAACAAAGTCATTTATGCATCAAATCAGAAAATCATATCTTTCATCCACTCCGAAAGATATGAAGAAGTTGCAGGTCGACTGAAAGACGAACTGCATTGCAAAATAGACTTAATTCCCAGAAATAAAGATTTTGTCTGCTACATAGACCGGTCGGAATACGACAAGATGAAAAAAATAGTTAGTGCAGCAGATGAAAATGCCGTCTGTGCTGCGGTCAATGTAGACTATTCATTCGGAGCACTCGGCAAACCATTTACTTTTGGTGTCGGGAAATAG
- a CDS encoding CoA transferase — MNLQDKPLSGVRVLDLTHAYSGPFCTMHLADQGAEVIKVEVPGKGDQSRFWAPFKNGASGYYAYINRNKYGISLNLKTPEGKEIFKKLVAKVDVVVENFRVGTMEKLGLGYDVLKQINPGLIYASISGFGLKGEMASRPAYDIIAQAMGGMMSMTGFGEKFTKVGPAIADNYSGTYLSLGIVMALYQKSRTGLGRRVDVSMLDTIFSILETGVVEYTLNGHVSEPMGNRDPGIAPFDSFEAKDGGFVMACGTDRFWNALCDIMENPELKADSRFTTNQGRFDNYAELKPIITAWTTRFTVDELEPKFIGANIPFGRILRMDAVCKQQVLRDRNMLWKVHDPGIGEDIEIPGTPIKMHGCIDAPERPAPAVGEHTEKILKEYLQMSTDEIEAVRERGAI; from the coding sequence ATGAATTTACAAGATAAACCCCTTTCTGGTGTGCGTGTTTTGGATTTAACCCATGCTTACAGCGGTCCATTCTGTACTATGCATTTGGCTGATCAAGGGGCAGAGGTTATTAAAGTTGAAGTCCCCGGCAAGGGAGATCAAAGCAGGTTCTGGGCTCCTTTTAAAAACGGTGCCAGCGGTTATTACGCATACATCAATCGGAATAAGTATGGTATTTCCTTGAACCTGAAAACACCTGAAGGCAAGGAAATTTTTAAGAAGCTGGTCGCAAAGGTTGATGTTGTTGTAGAAAATTTTCGGGTCGGAACTATGGAAAAACTGGGACTTGGGTATGACGTCCTGAAGCAAATTAACCCCGGGCTGATTTATGCCTCTATTTCCGGCTTTGGGCTGAAAGGGGAGATGGCTTCCCGTCCTGCTTATGACATCATCGCCCAGGCCATGGGCGGCATGATGAGTATGACTGGCTTCGGCGAAAAATTCACCAAAGTAGGCCCTGCAATTGCCGATAACTATTCCGGCACTTACCTGTCACTTGGGATTGTGATGGCTTTGTATCAGAAGAGCCGTACCGGACTTGGCAGGCGTGTAGACGTATCCATGTTAGATACGATTTTCTCCATTTTGGAAACGGGTGTTGTCGAATATACCTTGAACGGCCATGTATCAGAGCCGATGGGCAACCGGGATCCTGGCATTGCTCCTTTTGATTCGTTCGAAGCTAAGGACGGTGGCTTTGTAATGGCGTGTGGAACCGACCGTTTTTGGAATGCCCTTTGTGACATTATGGAAAATCCGGAACTGAAAGCGGATTCGCGGTTTACGACAAATCAGGGCCGGTTCGACAATTATGCAGAATTAAAGCCGATTATTACGGCATGGACAACCCGGTTTACCGTCGATGAATTGGAACCAAAGTTCATTGGAGCCAATATTCCTTTTGGACGGATTCTGAGAATGGATGCTGTCTGCAAACAGCAGGTTCTGCGCGACCGCAATATGCTCTGGAAGGTCCACGATCCAGGGATCGGGGAGGATATTGAAATCCCGGGAACTCCTATCAAGATGCATGGCTGCATCGATGCCCCCGAAAGACCGGCGCCGGCAGTAGGAGAACATACAGAGAAGATTCTGAAGGAATATCTTCAAATGTCAACTGACGAAATTGAAGCTGTTCGCGAAAGAGGAGCAATTTAA
- a CDS encoding sulfite exporter TauE/SafE family protein: protein MVNIMLLLIAFLSSVIGNICGVGGGVFMKPVVDLSGIASVSLASFLSGVTVLAMTGYSTFKNLSAKNNTVNVSAVAPLSLGAAVGGVVGKYLFEMIKSQSAFPDRVGAVQAVCLGLVVLGTALYTLCKKNIRTLHLQNRITSVIIGVVLGIFSSFLGIGGGPIDLVVLQFFFSMPTKMAVQNSLFTILFSQIFSLIYTVASGNVPEFQVAALVLMIAGGIAGGAAGRKISKDLSGEVIDKLFIGLLAVILLICVRNFFKYV, encoded by the coding sequence ATGGTCAATATTATGTTATTGCTGATAGCTTTCCTGTCATCTGTCATCGGAAACATTTGCGGCGTAGGCGGCGGGGTTTTCATGAAACCTGTGGTGGATCTTTCAGGGATAGCAAGCGTATCTCTGGCAAGTTTTTTGTCTGGTGTGACTGTCCTTGCTATGACTGGTTACTCTACATTTAAAAATTTAAGCGCGAAAAACAATACGGTTAATGTTTCGGCTGTCGCTCCACTTTCATTAGGTGCGGCTGTTGGCGGTGTAGTTGGAAAATACCTGTTTGAAATGATTAAAAGCCAAAGTGCCTTTCCTGACAGGGTTGGAGCGGTGCAGGCGGTTTGTCTTGGACTTGTGGTTCTTGGTACTGCACTTTATACGCTCTGCAAAAAAAATATTCGGACTCTTCATTTGCAGAATCGCATAACATCTGTAATTATAGGTGTTGTCCTCGGAATCTTTTCCAGTTTTCTCGGTATTGGCGGCGGACCTATTGACTTGGTAGTTCTCCAGTTTTTCTTTTCCATGCCAACAAAAATGGCTGTTCAGAATTCTTTGTTCACGATTTTGTTCAGCCAGATTTTCAGTTTGATTTATACAGTAGCTTCTGGAAATGTACCAGAATTTCAGGTCGCCGCGTTAGTGCTGATGATTGCCGGAGGCATTGCTGGTGGTGCAGCAGGAAGAAAGATATCCAAAGATCTTAGCGGTGAGGTCATTGACAAACTTTTTATCGGACTTCTTGCTGTGATCTTATTAATATGTGTCCGCAATTTCTTTAAATATGTTTGA
- a CDS encoding FadR family transcriptional regulator, with amino-acid sequence MVQLKKPRRSTLPAQIVSQMENLIKTGAWPVGEKIPSEMELMETLGVSRNTVREATLSLVHSGLLRAIPGDGTYVIAADRLDAALQSRFRDAKFRDVIEVRYALEVTTVQLAAEFSEEEDIQKLAEIKERWNSANPTSPEFVECDMEFHTQIAKMSHNKLMFDLYNSCDSFIRDAIKAYQVKASNYWQKDEHTELYEGIRHHDVPRAVKAIRMILDEERALFKKFDLFD; translated from the coding sequence ATGGTACAGCTAAAGAAACCAAGACGTTCTACGCTGCCGGCGCAGATTGTCTCTCAAATGGAAAATTTAATCAAGACTGGAGCCTGGCCTGTTGGAGAAAAAATTCCCAGTGAGATGGAATTAATGGAAACCCTTGGCGTCAGCCGCAATACAGTCAGGGAAGCAACTTTGTCTCTGGTTCACTCAGGGTTATTAAGAGCAATTCCGGGAGACGGAACTTACGTAATTGCAGCTGACCGCCTGGACGCCGCGCTGCAGTCACGGTTTCGTGATGCCAAATTTCGAGATGTTATTGAAGTGCGGTATGCTCTCGAAGTGACTACGGTTCAGCTTGCGGCTGAATTTTCCGAAGAAGAGGATATTCAAAAGTTAGCAGAAATAAAAGAGAGATGGAACAGTGCCAATCCGACTTCTCCGGAATTTGTTGAATGCGATATGGAGTTTCATACGCAGATTGCTAAGATGTCTCACAATAAATTGATGTTTGATTTGTATAACTCATGTGACAGCTTTATTAGAGATGCGATTAAGGCTTATCAGGTAAAAGCCAGTAATTACTGGCAAAAAGATGAGCATACTGAATTGTATGAGGGTATCCGTCATCATGATGTGCCTAGAGCAGTCAAGGCCATACGTATGATTTTGGATGAAGAACGTGCACTTTTTAAAAAATTTGATTTATTTGATTGA
- a CDS encoding 4-oxalocrotonate tautomerase family protein, with translation MPHISLTLYKGRKEEDLKAIANELRDSLKKWWPDPEEAVSVSIAETTKEDFVKDVKMKTKNDKLILRSSVIK, from the coding sequence ATGCCACATATCAGTTTGACATTATATAAGGGGCGTAAAGAAGAAGATTTAAAAGCAATTGCAAATGAATTAAGGGATAGTTTGAAGAAATGGTGGCCTGATCCGGAAGAAGCTGTTTCCGTTTCCATTGCAGAAACCACAAAGGAAGATTTTGTAAAAGACGTGAAAATGAAAACGAAGAATGATAAGCTTATTCTTCGTTCGAGCGTAATAAAGTAA
- a CDS encoding chromate transporter — MLFSLFYEYFKIGLFAIGGGMATIPFLSKLAERTGWFTQNDLLNMIAVSESTPGPIGINTATYVGYHIQGIPGVLSATIGLVTPSVIVIIMVYSVLKKFGDNFYVKSGMYGLRAASCGLIAAACVLVGRVTLIQPEIWQASHSITSALIWPRILLAIILLFLTTKFKKVHPVAWLAMAAVVGVVFHFGS; from the coding sequence ATGCTGTTTTCCCTTTTTTATGAGTATTTTAAAATCGGCCTTTTTGCCATTGGCGGCGGTATGGCCACGATTCCGTTCCTTTCCAAGCTGGCGGAAAGAACCGGTTGGTTCACTCAGAATGATCTGCTGAATATGATTGCCGTTTCTGAATCCACGCCGGGACCGATAGGAATCAACACGGCTACTTACGTCGGTTACCACATCCAGGGCATTCCGGGGGTACTGAGTGCAACCATCGGGCTCGTCACCCCTTCTGTGATTGTCATCATCATGGTCTATTCTGTGCTTAAAAAGTTTGGCGATAACTTCTATGTAAAATCCGGAATGTATGGACTGCGGGCCGCTTCCTGCGGACTGATTGCCGCAGCATGTGTACTCGTAGGCAGAGTCACCCTGATCCAGCCTGAAATCTGGCAGGCAAGCCATTCAATTACGTCTGCCCTGATCTGGCCTCGAATTCTTCTTGCCATCATCTTGTTATTCTTAACCACCAAATTTAAAAAAGTGCACCCTGTAGCGTGGTTAGCCATGGCTGCAGTTGTGGGTGTTGTTTTTCACTTCGGCAGCTGA
- a CDS encoding chromate transporter produces MNKYVQLFTVFARMGAVTFGGGYAMLPILQAEVVNKYHWATDEELADYYAVGQCTPGIIAVNTATFIGLKEKGIPGGIAATLGVIFPSMVIITVIAAFLTNFAEYTLVKDAFAGIRVCVCILILQAVIKLLKKAVIDKITFLIFLAVMFINMLTDISPAWLVVLAGVIGVLTKKLGGEQ; encoded by the coding sequence TTGAACAAATATGTACAGCTTTTTACCGTCTTTGCCCGTATGGGAGCCGTTACCTTCGGCGGAGGATACGCCATGCTCCCCATTCTGCAGGCGGAAGTCGTTAATAAATATCACTGGGCAACCGATGAAGAACTGGCTGACTACTACGCGGTGGGGCAATGTACACCGGGAATCATTGCCGTAAATACAGCCACTTTTATCGGTCTCAAGGAAAAGGGAATTCCCGGGGGAATTGCTGCCACACTGGGAGTCATTTTTCCCTCCATGGTTATCATTACCGTTATCGCTGCTTTTCTGACGAATTTTGCAGAGTACACGCTTGTCAAAGACGCTTTTGCAGGCATCCGCGTCTGCGTCTGCATTTTGATTCTGCAAGCCGTGATCAAGCTTCTCAAAAAAGCAGTCATAGATAAAATCACCTTTCTTATTTTCCTGGCCGTCATGTTCATCAATATGCTGACGGATATTTCCCCTGCCTGGCTCGTAGTGCTGGCCGGCGTTATCGGAGTTCTGACAAAAAAACTCGGAGGTGAACAGTAA
- a CDS encoding transposase, whose translation MVRTFGFKLFRAKRNKKLHRQINAAGMAYNHCIALHKRYWKLYHKSLNLYALQKHLTKLKKIPRFAYLKEIGSQALQDVTQRIDRGYKLFWENLKRERKTAPPGFRKVRKYKSYTLKQAGWKLDQEHGIVYIAKQKYRYAKSRTIEGKIKTLTIKRDSLGDIYLYFTCELPDVEVGARTGKSVGFDFGFNGKMLIAENPEEDIREPGFFRKARNEIARASRKLSRKRMQSNNRCRARQELARLHRRIANQRNAFHWQLARELCSRYAVICLEDLNMKFMQKGHGKKVMDYGLSEFENILAYVGRQVGTRIVKVDPYFPSSQLCSECSYKNPEMKNLRIREWVCPACGSHHDRDRNAARNIHQEGLRILESA comes from the coding sequence ATGGTCAGGACATTCGGGTTCAAGCTGTTCCGTGCTAAGCGGAACAAAAAGCTGCATCGGCAGATTAATGCTGCCGGAATGGCCTATAACCATTGCATCGCCCTGCATAAGAGATATTGGAAACTGTACCATAAGTCCTTGAACCTCTATGCGCTCCAGAAGCATCTCACGAAGCTTAAGAAAATACCGCGTTTTGCTTATCTGAAAGAGATAGGCTCGCAAGCCTTGCAAGACGTTACTCAACGCATTGACAGGGGCTATAAGCTTTTCTGGGAAAACCTGAAGCGGGAGCGGAAGACGGCACCACCAGGATTCCGCAAGGTGCGAAAGTATAAATCCTATACGCTCAAACAGGCTGGCTGGAAACTGGATCAGGAACATGGTATTGTCTATATCGCAAAACAGAAATACCGCTATGCGAAAAGCCGTACCATCGAAGGCAAGATTAAGACATTGACTATCAAACGGGACAGTCTTGGTGATATCTATCTCTATTTCACCTGCGAATTGCCGGATGTCGAAGTAGGAGCACGAACAGGTAAAAGCGTCGGCTTCGATTTCGGTTTCAATGGCAAAATGCTCATAGCTGAAAATCCGGAGGAAGATATCCGGGAACCAGGATTTTTCCGCAAAGCCAGGAACGAAATTGCCCGTGCCAGTCGCAAGCTGTCCAGGAAACGTATGCAGTCAAACAATCGGTGCAGGGCTCGCCAGGAATTGGCTCGTCTGCATCGTAGGATTGCGAATCAGCGTAATGCTTTTCACTGGCAGTTGGCAAGAGAATTATGCTCCCGCTACGCAGTCATCTGTCTTGAGGACTTGAATATGAAGTTCATGCAGAAAGGCCACGGGAAAAAGGTTATGGACTACGGGCTTTCTGAGTTCGAGAATATCCTCGCTTATGTAGGCAGGCAGGTTGGTACAAGAATCGTTAAAGTAGATCCATACTTCCCGTCCAGCCAACTCTGCTCGGAATGCAGCTATAAGAATCCTGAGATGAAAAATCTCCGAATTCGCGAATGGGTTTGCCCTGCCTGTGGTTCGCATCATGACAGGGACAGGAATGCTGCCCGTAATATCCATCAGGAAGGCCTGCGAATACTTGAATCGGCCTGA
- the tnpA gene encoding IS200/IS605 family transposase, with amino-acid sequence MENKYFRTKTTVSFINYHFVFCPKYRRKIFLIPHVEERFKELTRQICEELKIEILAMECHIDHVYLFLRCWPKQSPAEIMRKVKGASSHRLRDEFPQLSGMSSLWTRSYFVSTAGNVSSETIKRYVDTQKTRG; translated from the coding sequence ATGGAAAATAAATATTTCAGGACAAAAACAACAGTATCTTTCATCAACTATCATTTTGTATTCTGTCCCAAATACCGCCGCAAGATATTCTTGATTCCTCATGTCGAGGAGAGATTCAAGGAGCTGACACGGCAGATATGCGAGGAACTCAAAATTGAAATCCTTGCCATGGAATGCCATATCGACCATGTGTATTTGTTTTTAAGGTGCTGGCCGAAGCAATCCCCTGCCGAAATTATGAGGAAGGTGAAAGGAGCTTCCTCTCATCGGCTTCGAGATGAATTTCCTCAACTGAGTGGTATGTCGTCATTATGGACCAGGAGCTATTTTGTTTCGACGGCCGGCAATGTTAGCAGCGAAACGATTAAACGCTATGTGGATACTCAAAAAACCAGGGGGTGA